In Sphingopyxis macrogoltabida, the sequence AATGGCCACACAGCGCGCCCGTGGTCAGCGGCTGGTCCTTGAGGTCGTCGAGGATCTGGCGGCGAACATGCGACGCCAGCGCCTTGAAAACCCGGTCATAATCTTCGTGGATTGACATGTTATAAATTTATAACATAAAATCGCACCGACTCAAGCGGAGAATGGTCATGGAACTGAAATTCAGGGTCGCGGCGCGGATCGCCAAGCCGGTGCACGAGGTGTTCGAGGCCGTCGCCGATCCCGCCAAGCTGTCGCATTATTTCACCACCGGCGGCGCCGAGGGGCGGCTCGAAACCGGCGCGACGGTGACGTGGGATTTCCACGACTTTCCGGGCGCCTTCCCCGTCTATGTGATCGAGGTGGTCCCCGACGAGAAGATCGTCCTCGAATGGCAGGCAAGCGAGGGCGAGGCGCACAATATCGAAGGCAGCGAGCCTAAGGATGCGGACTATCGCACGCGCGTGACGATGAATTTCAAGGGCCTCGACGACGGGCGCACGCTGGTCGAGATTGCCGAAGAGGGCTGGCGCGAGAATCAGGGCGCGCTCGGCGCCTCCTATGGCAATTGCCAGGGCTGGTCGCAGATGCTCTGCGCGCTGAAAGTGTGGATCGAGCACGGGATCAATTTGCGCGACGGGATGTATAAATAAGCGGCTGCGGGTGACGGCGCTTCGTCCGCGGCGGGGCATTGGGCCGGTTGCGGCCGATTGCGGACATAAGGAAATAACGTCGCCCCCTTGCACAGCTTGCCCAAGGCGGCCGCCATGGCCTATCGCGCTGCCATGGCAGCGAAGAACGGCAGCGAGGGACAGGGCACGCGCGACAAGCTGATCGACGCGGCGTTTCGCGCCGTCGCGCGCGACGGGCTTGCCGATACGAACGTCAAGTCGATCGCCGCCGAGGCCGGGGTCAACCCGGGACTGCTCCACTATCATTTCGCGAGCAAGGACGCCCTGCTCGAAGCGGCGATCGAAAGCGCGTCGGCGCGCTATATGGCAGAAATCGATGCACTGATCGCCACGACGCCGCGCGCGCGGCTGTTCGACGCCTATGTCGCCTTCGCCGCGGCGACGCTCGACGCCAATCGCGACCTGTTCCGCGTCCGGCTGGCGCTCGGCGCGCGCGCGATGAACGACGCCCGGCTGGCCGCGCGGCTGGAAATAGGCAACGCAGCGGTGCGCGAGCGGCTGGCGACGGTCTTTGCCGCCGGTGCCGGCCGCAGCGTACCCGACGACCGCGACCGACTGCGCGCCCGCGCGACCAAGGCGGCGTTCGAGGGCATGATGCTGTCGTGGCTGACCAA encodes:
- a CDS encoding TetR/AcrR family transcriptional regulator: MAYRAAMAAKNGSEGQGTRDKLIDAAFRAVARDGLADTNVKSIAAEAGVNPGLLHYHFASKDALLEAAIESASARYMAEIDALIATTPRARLFDAYVAFAAATLDANRDLFRVRLALGARAMNDARLAARLEIGNAAVRERLATVFAAGAGRSVPDDRDRLRARATKAAFEGMMLSWLTNPDFPMRAVLGEWAEGMRAVLHKPG
- a CDS encoding SRPBCC family protein; the encoded protein is MELKFRVAARIAKPVHEVFEAVADPAKLSHYFTTGGAEGRLETGATVTWDFHDFPGAFPVYVIEVVPDEKIVLEWQASEGEAHNIEGSEPKDADYRTRVTMNFKGLDDGRTLVEIAEEGWRENQGALGASYGNCQGWSQMLCALKVWIEHGINLRDGMYK